From Malus sylvestris chromosome 1, drMalSylv7.2, whole genome shotgun sequence:
AACTCTCAAAGGTGCAGTCAAACCCTAAACATTTGAGAAATGCAATTCTTGCCAGCCTAAAATAGTAGCAAGGGTGGAAGTATATGTGGGCTGCTACTGCTGCTGATGCCTCCTCCATTTCTACCATCTCCTCTCTTCTCATTGTTCTACTTGTGCTTGTTACTATCTCCCCTTTTATACTTTCTCCTACCTGCCAAAATCTTACAAACTCTCATTATTCGTACATGTAATTACCTAATTTCTAATCCCAACACAAGCTATTCAAATAAAACATGTTTTATTATAACTAGCCTGCAAAATGATTCACGAACAAAACTTTGTGAGATGAAATCTTATTCTAGCCTCATTATTTATGGCATTTTTTGTTCACCAGTTCAATTTTGGGCGTTTGATACCAtttacttttcatttttttaatttttagaaaaCTTTTAAAAACCAAACGAAAAAACTTtatgttttcagttttcattatTTAAAAGCTGAAAACTGAAAGTAATTACCAAacagattttcaatttttttattaaaaataaataaaaattaaaaacaaaatcgtaATCTAATTGCCcctttagttttttgttttcattattttttaaaacttcTTTATAACTATTtgcaattttaaaaaaaaatgaaaaatgaaaaatgactatcaaaacctaaaaataaaaattgatttttgagAACTCAAAAAAATagcttttggttttttgtttgaaaGTCATTattaaaccacatttcaatttaaataaaataagtgaacaaaataaaaaaactaaaagaaaataattatcaaacgaatcataattttaacaaattttGTTAACTCTTGTATGTAGAGATATAAAcaatgagaattttttttaataatatttcaaactaaaaaaataaataattgaagAAGTTATCACAGACCCAGGTAATGCAGGAGGAGGACTTCGATATCTTAGAAATGGAAAACTACAAACAAAAGTTGTTTATAATTCATCTccaaggatttggatcctctcctgagcttagGAGGCTGAGCCTCATGAGTAAATCACACGAaccgttaaattttgatttaacgactacaaacagaaaatccctctaaaagttataataattgtaactagTCCGTATGATTTACTCAGAAAACTCAGCCTTCTAAACTCAGGAGAGGATCTAAATCCCATCTCCAaacccaaaacataaaaaacataaaacaaaaatcaatttataaattatccTCGTGGGTTGTGGTTTAATGCAGAAGGCTGTTTCCTGTCCTGCACTGCCCTCACGTGCTTTGCTTAAGTAGTCCCCATGTAACATGTCGATATCGTTTGTCATTTTTGGAGTAAgattctctcctcttttttttttccttctctttttcccTCTTTTATTTGAACAGTCAtgattaaatcacgtcaacattttatattaatttttttttattgaaagttaaagacaaaataaagaatatGAAAGGAGGGGATGAACGGAGATGAAAAGAGGTGGGGAGAAAATGAGCCAATGGTTCCACTAAAGCAGTCCACTCTTCTAAAACTAGAAAAGACACTTTCCTTGACCATCATCATGCGAATCATGAGCACTAGAAATCAAACACAACAATTCACCAGCCCCAACTACTAGACCACTCCTTGATGGTTTATGGTTTGTGATTTTTAGATATTATCCAGACTTCTATGCGATGTTTTGTTTTACGTAATAAAAGAATTTCAATCAACTTTATATTTTGGAACAGATCTAAACAAATATTAGAAACAAACTACCAAGCTTATGGTGGCATGCTCTGAACATTCCTCCCATTGTCATTGAATTTCTATACCAAGAGTGCAACTTATATCACACAAATACACCGACCCATGACATCTTGTgataataatataagcacatgttgaaagaaaaaaaaagtgcgtGGTTGGGGTAAGGTACAAGGTTCAAGGGATGtaccaaaagaaaatgataactGAGGTGTAAAGTCTCAACAACCATATGAAAAGGGTAAGACACCTTGAAAGTTCACAATGTTTTATAGTACGATCTGTAGTTGATTGCTAAAACGactctagttttattttttttattttttttgttttttgtaaatTATTACATAATAACTTATAATATAAATACCTCCATCATTAACAAGAAATTCTAATAGTTTGCCTCAAAATGTTTACggaatataaaaaaaacaaaaagtctaGAGTGACcatagaagaagaagatggaacCAACTCAAAGTAGACGACGAAACGTTATGAATGGTGACTTTTCCATGTTCAACACATAATTATGCATTTTCGAATGAAGTACGCATGACTCGGGCaatcctttttctttgtttttttttttgtttttatagtaATTATGAGCAAATCATACCATTTATGATGAAGTATCCAAAGTAAAAAAGTGGTGTTAAATTAGGCAATTGTTAGAAAATGAATATAGTATCTAAAAATACTCAATTAAGTGGTTGGGATGAATTCCAAACTGTATGCAACACACGCTCCGTCTTAGATTTGATTTAAGACACTGATAAATTATATGATAGTTGTCAGAAAAAGGTGAAATGCCAAGTCCTTTTAACTCCGAAAGAGTAAACTGTCGCATCAAAACCATAACCTAGTAACTTCTTTGCAGAAGGAAAAATAGAAATGACGAGCGCACAAAATGAAACTTGTACGTCTTTTAACACACACCCCACCGAAATTAGAAAAAGTAAAAACAGTAATATTGTAAGTTTTTCATCATGACGTTGTATTATTGTGTATTATTGGATCTGAATGAAATTGGGATTCATGGTACAACTGATTAGGCATTTTGAGTTTAGGATAATCAGTTCAAAATAAGGAAGCAGTACAACTGATTAGGgatctttcttttttctatcatccttttctttcttttttgttacaTTACAAGGGATTCAACTCTTGAAATATCCAAAAAGATAGGCAAAACTAGTATAAAACAGTAATTAAGGAACATGGAGAAGTCAAACTGAGGGAAGAAGATCCAGATTCCGTACCTGGGAATTTTGCAGGCGGTTGGTGACAAGCGTAGTGGAGGTGGCGGTGCCATCGGAAACTAAGCGACTggtggaagatgaaggtttggtggtggtggtggtggtggtgatgtcaTCATTGGAGAGATCTATGACCAATAAGCTGAAGCAGTACAGAATGATGAGGAGGAGGACCATCACCATCACCTGGATCCATACCAGCCATGGGATTCTGTAGCTTTCTATTGTAAATTCATCCCCAAAATTGCACATATTCAAATATTTGACCCGCTGCAAGTATAACAATTACAAACTGCACAAGAACAAGATGTGCTGcaaacacagagagagagaggttgcaGTAGTCTTGCAAAGCAAATCAGAGATGGGTTTTTCCTGcagaaataaaaatgaaaaaggtgAGAAATTGGTTTCTTtgctggagagagagagagagagagagagaggagagagagtttTAATAAAGAACTGGATGGTGAAAGGGTAGTACCGTATTTATGAAGGTGCAGCTGAGGAGGTTTGGTTTATTGATGttgaaatacatatatatatatatatatagttacaaTATATCCTGGCAACCTCCAACTGACGCGCGTAAGGAAACAGTCGTTTTAACCAGAGCAATTTACATTCAATATGTTCTGGTTTAGTAATGTATTGTACGGTCTGGTGGTATTAGGGGTGAGCGCAGGCCAGCCCAATTTTGAAGGGATCGGACCAGATATGGGTTTAAAAAAAACAGGCCGGGCCGGGTTGAAGATCACATTTTCTAATATAGGAACTGGACCTTATTCGGCCCAGTTGATACGGACCGGTTCAGGCGAGTCCACGggtcccccttttttttttaaaaaaaaacaaaaataataataaaatttgcaTAAATTGCAAACTGCAAGTGCACAGATTTGCACTTATTCAAACCACACAGATTTGCACAGATTGCAATTGCACAGAGTCACAGACTGCATTTATGTAGATTTTGCACAAATTCACCATTATTCACATCCAATCTAAATACAAAATCCAACATTCAAGTTCATAGATTACCAATACATCCAAAATAACAATATTACATCGTTCAACAAACCGCATTATGGTTAGCAACCTATTATAAGTTACTACTCACATATATGAGCAAATACACGTGACTAAACTAGCAAGACATTGAAATCATATAAATCAATCAACagtcaaacaaaaaaaagtatcTCTGAATGCAAACTACTACAGGTCCAATCCAACACAATTTTCAAAAtcccttaaaaaataaaactgtaaTGATccattatatgaaaaaaaattacaaaactcATACAGAATGGGATTTACTTTTGTCTTGGCTCTCCATTCAATGAATCACAAGATGTTGATCTAGTCCGACAATACTCAAATCTAGTTCGTAACATTTTGGTTTTCTGTATCCCTAAACTTCTTCACTTCCAAAATAGAGGTTCACttctataaaataaaaacaaacaaaatatatatatatatatatatatatatatattcattcacCTTTTGGTTCATGAGTTCTTGAAACCTATAAAGGTAAGTCATTCTCCAACAAATTAAGGAACAAATATTTGCTCTAGTTAAGAAAGCTTCATTTTCGCACAAATTGGAAAAGCATAAACACGAATGTACAACTTCATTTGATCAAAAAACTGAATCAGAAGTTCAAACaccttgtttataccatacttagggcctccgtatttagatctcgtataaatactcgggggactcaaatgtaattatgtaataaaagaaggggcatatatgtaataagtgaagagcccttattctataaaaagattcatcaccctcacaataaggggaggccaattcctaggccatgaGAGACCTCACTCTTTCCCTTAGAGGCTctgaatctctctccctcacaaacagataaatacataatcagtgtggacgtagcccaaaccttggggtgaaccacgatacatcttgtgttatttacatttcttgcagattcacgttgttccaagacttctggttttgtgcatcaacatttggcaccgtctgtgggaatcgacaagaaaagttatgtcggttctctctcaatttttcacctccgccgtgaatctgcaaaaacccaacaacccaaagctttccccaaaaaaaaaaccctggaAACCAAatactctatctctctctcttcagtcTACAAAGCTCACTTTTTTAAGCTGAAAcagttttctttctcttttgggTTTAATCTGAAATTTTATCATCCTTTATCTCTAAGCCCATTTTTTCCTCACAAATTTGCTTGACCTTCATACGCTTTCCCAAGGAGTCCCTGATCCCACTTTCCTGTGTTGGTTCTGAAACCTGGGCTCAATCTTCCCCGACCCACTCCCCTGTAAAGATGAAATCTTCAACTCGGTTAGACTCGGCTCTGTTCCAACTCACCCAACCCGGAACAGCTCCTTCACACACGTCAGGAACCGCTTCATCTTCTCCGGCCACCCTCTCTACATCGCTAGAGATGCTGTGGTTTCAAGGACATGTGGGAGGACGGGAATGTCCACTATTCGAGCCAAGTACACGTGGTTTCTATCTCCTTCGAAAACCCAGTCAGTCCACTATTCGAGCCAAGTTTTTACACAATCCAACGACGGTGCAGCTCGATTCCCTCTCTGTTTCACCTCAAAAAAAGTGTATTGAATCCTCGTCAACTTtcacaaattcaattcaatttttgaCATTCAATCTTGATTTGTTGAACGAGAGCGATGTGTTGAGTGATGGCGCTTAAGGCTCCAACTCCAGAAGCTGCCGAGATTGCAATTGCATCCAGTTGGCGTGGATACGATCTGTCCATTGATTTACGGCTCATGTACTGTAAAGGGGAGTCTCACACTGCTCGATCAATTGAAATCGATGACGATGGAGGTTGCCAGATTATTCTTTCTATGGGATTACCATCCCAAATGTTCCCAAATCGATAAAAGGCGATAAAGGAGAGCGCACACGGTGAAAATAATCCGACCCGGTTCGTGAAATGGCCCAATGTGGTTTAGATTCAGAGGAAGAATAGGATCCTGAAGCAGAGGTCGAAGGTTCCTCCAACTCCAGGAAGATCTGGCCTAAGGAATTCGCTGCATTGTTCTACAGTCTTCCAAGTTGATTAAAAGAATATTTGAAAGGTTCAACCGGGACAGAAGTGGGTTCATTGATGCAAATGAGTTGAGAGATGCACTGCTGAgtctgccaaaagaaaaaaaaaaaagcagaaagcatggcTACCCACTAATGCACAGCAGCCCAAGCTCCAAGTTGATTAAGGGAATCAACTTGGCATGATGACAGCACAGAAGATGCCCACCAACTTTCATCATGTTCCCACTATTTACAGACGACACcataatgttaaaaaaaatgaggaggaaaagaatagaaaaagaaaaagacataATTGTGGTGAGGATGGTAAGGGAATTATGGGTATGACCTATTGAGCAGAGAGtcggatttattttttgaatgatgtaatttatttttcttatctctcggagacatctgtataaaccccatcagagggtaaaaaaaaaaaggcaaagcccaaaataaatgggctgaaaTGTTGTGTGGAGAGCGAAGGCCTATAAgtccaaaatagcaccaactaggtgatcaaaagttgGGCCAtaactccaaaattattcagcaacctgccgctattaccaccaaccaggtgatcaaaagtacgcccagtactccaaaattattcggcaacctgccgctattatcaccaaccaggtgatgaaatgtacaacccgtactctaaaatcatatggcaactagccattcataccaccaaccaggtgatgaaatgtacaacccatactctaatatcatttggcaactagccattcatgccaccaaccaggtgatgaaatgtacaactcgtactctccttcatgtcaccaatcaggtgatcaaaagcacacccagtactccaaattatacatgagtattactcatgtcattcatacataaacattcatgagcatcactcatgacaatcatacataaacattcatgaccatcattcatgtcaacattcatgagcatcactcatgttaacattcatgagcatcactcatgacaacatccatgagcatcactcatgtcaatcaacataaacattcatgaacatcactcatgtcaatcagcttcaaaagcttcatttatagagctctagctttaaaagcttcatttacagagctctaggttcaaaagcttcatttacggagctctagctttaaaagcttcatttacagagctctagcttcaaaagcttcatttacaaaagctccagcttcgaaagctcaatttacagagctctagcttcaaagcttcacttgcaaagcttcacctacaaagcttcagtgcagggtatacaaataccacctccgaacaaccgtcacttcggcccatacatggattcaatttgaagtttccagccaacagactctattgaccgaagacttgggggactacattatgtaccatatattgggcttcaactaggcctcatgaaaaatacttaggggacttagcccattatctatgtactgaggaacaagcccttattctataaaagggactcattcACTTTCATtcgagagcactcatgaaaaatacttaggggacttagcttatcacttatgtattgaggagcgagcccttattttataaaagggactccctcaccttagttagagagcatcgccgccagctgatcagccgcctcgccacgagcatcactcctaacccattattcatgtactgaggagcgagcctttattttataaaagagactccctcaccttcgttagagagtatcgccgccagctgagcaaccacctcgccgcgagcatcgactctagcccatcatttatatattgaggagtgagcccttattctataaaagggactccctcacctccaACGCCATAAGcagagccaaccaaggcaacacaagccacaagcagagcagcctcgcaacatgtgctacttctggttgagcatcatttcggattgggcaccgcctcatatcgagttcagtcctagacgacatctagttacttcggcccacacatggactgaatttcaagtctcaaaccaaaagactatcttgactgaagacttgggggactactgtttataccatacttagggcttccgtatttagatctcgtataaatactcaggggactcaaatgtaattatgtaataaaggaaggggcaaatatgtaataagtgaggagcccttattctataaaaggactcctcaccctcacaataaggggaggccaattcctaggccatgaGAGACCTTACTCTCTCCCTCAGAGGCTctgaatctctctccctcataaacaaataaatacataatcagtgtggacgtagcccaaaccttagggtgaaccacaatacatcttgtgttatttacatttcttgcagattcacggtcggatttacgatgttccaagacttccaattttgtgcatcaacacacctGTTCATAAATCCGACTACACTATAATCAAATGCTTACATTCTTTGACACCTAAAAGAAGGGCAGTAAGGAGAAGTTGCTTGGATTGAATGAACAACCggatttagtgtgtttgttctCCCTAAGAGAAAGGCAGCTGCCACACCAAAAACGTCTGCACAATGTTGATACAGAGTAAAAGCTTAGAAGAGGAATTTCCATGAAATCAAAACACAAGGAGAATACTTGAATCAAAACtagaaggaatttttttttctaaaaaaaaataaaaaaaaaacccccaaaTCTGAAAAACGTAGGTAGTTCTCTAATCAATCATATTATTCATGCTACTGAGTAGTCTGAGATCCTTCgcatcaacaaaaataaaattcggAAAAGTAGACACTAATAGTAGACTTACAGTAGCTGGCGAAGTAACGGATGTCGTCGAGGTCGGATAATGGCTAgatgggtggtggtggtgctgttgTGTTGGTTGTGATGGCGGTGATGGGGGTTTTCTAGGATGTCATCGGAGTCGAGGGAGTGACGGTGAAGAGGTGGGCGTGGGACTGAGAGAGACTGCGTGAGAGAGTGAGACTGTGAGATTGAAATTGAAAGTTTGAAACTGATTTGGAAACCTAGGTTACAAATTAACGGTTCAGATTGGATGATATATTATCATTCAATCTCGACCGTTGATTATAATTAGAAATAGGTCGGTCTGGGGTCTCTTTTTTCTAAGGTTTAGGAACCGGCCCACTCCGTAAATAACCATGGCCCAGCCCAGCCCGTCTCGTTTGCTCCTAAAAAAAAGAACCCGGCCCATACCCGCCCTGACCCGTGATTCATCTGCCCGTTTACCCacctgtaacatcccacatcgcccaggggagtagtccctataagccttatatgtatattctcatatctacctagcacaaggccttttgggagctcactagctttaggttccatcagaactctgaagttaagcgagttcacgcaagagcaatcccaggattggtgacccactaggatgttctcgtgtgagttcccagaaacaaaaccgtgagggcgtgatcAGGGcctaaaacggacaatatcgtgctatgacggagtcgagctcgggatatggtgggggcccgggccaagatgtgacaatttggtatcagagccaatctctggccggaagtgtgccaacgaggacgttgggcccctaaggggggtggattataacatcccacatcgccaaaGGGAGTGGaccctgtaagccttatatgtatattcccatctctacctagcacaaggcattttgggagctcactggctttgggtttcattggaactccgaagttaagcgtgTTCGCGCTAGAATaatctcaggatgggtgacctattggatagttctcatgtgagttcccagaaacaaaaccgtgagggcgtggtcggggcccaaagcggacaatatcgtgctacggcagagtcaAGCCCGGGACATGGTGGGGGCACGAGCTGGGATGTGACACCACCCCtaggtggtattcctcttcgctcaaaagtgagaggtcttaggttcgaatctcgtggatggcaaATCCGATATCAAATTAGACTGCCCATTATGTGGTTTAGCCAAAATCTCTCTctcctagtgtaaaaatatcaatgtattaaaaaaaagtgagaaattcttgttttgttttgttttcttttcttttgaacaTAAGTAAATTCCAATATCAACAAAGCAAACATACACAAACCGAGGCCCAATTACAATTGAAACACAAAACTAAAAATGGACTCCTAAAGCAAAAAAGCTCAACCTAAAGTTTGAGCCTGGTACATTGATACAAATAGAAAGCAAATAACTTTTGCCAACTCTGGTACCCGCCAAAGCTGCTAACCACAAACCAACACCTCTTAGAACCACCAAAGATCCAACCTAACAAAGGCTCCAaatcagaaaaaaataaaaaaaaataaaaataaaaagattccACCCTCCACCAAACCACAAAACTCAAATTTGCAACCACAAGGGAAAGGAAACCAGTGGGAAATACATCTCACAAGTAAGAGTGTCAAAAAACCACATAGATGGAAGGTGGTGGTGTGAAAACCCGAACTGAAAACTCTACTTACCTTCCAAAAAACAGACTAGATAGAGCCATGGATGTGGAAAAATAGCATGGAGAAGAGAAAAAGGAAGGTCAAAATTGGGAGATTGTCGATGGAGGACTAATGTCAGTTaaatgaagaggaagaagaaaatcagGTTGAAAAACAGGGTAAAATACAAACTGGCAGAGAAGGAAGGGAGGGAAGAAGCAATAAGGTAAAGaataaaggaagaaaagaaacgAGTTGCCACCGACCCTTGCCATTGCTAGAATCGGCGCTTGAATGAAGCAAAGGATTAAAGATCACTCACACAAAGTGAAAAAGACTCTCAGCACGAGAGAATAACTCTCACCAAATGGGAGAGAAAAGCTTTTATGACCAGAAAGAAAATTATACATAATATTGAGTGACAATGATGATAATGCATTATTGGTTTGGAATGACAATGACAATAAACCTGTTCGGTAAACTCTTTATAGTTTTGATAGAACTATCATCTTTCCCCACTTATTagtgaaaaatatattattataaaaaataaaaaaaataaaataaaaaaaaacaaatctatCATGTCACAAACCCACATTATCTTGGAGGCTCGGAAATATTTAGAAAACTAGAATTACATAATTACAAAACCCATGGCCCATATCACTTAAATTTCATGATTGAGTGAGCACTTTAACGAAAGAGagaacttttattttatttttttaatatgtgaGCTTAATTCAAAGTGTACGAATTGTATTATAGTGCAACTTATGCAAgtacgaaatggttatcaattCGGTGATCAATATTAGGATTTACTACAATACTTACATACAGTTAATTTGATGATCAATTTTAGGATTTACTACAATACTTATATGCAATCAATTTGAGGATTGATTACAATATTTACATGcaattaatataattattatctgaaaattaaataataattgtgttaaatacataaAATTATCGACACACCCccaccgagatcaaggcatgctggccgttaCGTGAGGGtaacgtagccatgtgcacagtgcagaagcaataaagataagaaatatacgaataaataaaaaccgaaagctactaataaacaggaagtgctaggagtgagatacaagtgtaaatactcctaatcagagcatagaaagtatAGGTGcaatccagtaggacaagtactagttatacagtaccagaagatGTCCTACAAATATTTTATTCTGTCAGAATCGCCGAGATCCTTGTAcgccaccaacaacaagtctacctaaaacctggaggggcgcaaaacaaaaaatgtgagtgggcaaaaacaaagcttttcaaaaatcatttcatttctcaaaagttctaacccctcgccgtaaaacctgtataattttcccagaaatagaatataaacatatgcataaatatatatatatatatatatatatatatatatatatatctctctcaattcaaatcatgcttcacataaccatattcataagtatgccatgccaaaacataaaatataataagtaactcaggtgagaataaattcatggaaaataacatattagccggaacccatACAGAAGTCTATACGGCTGAAAtaatagctcattagtcaatctagctggagtcactacaaatgacctatacggcactacactgcacacaagtcggaaccactaaaaggatctgtacgacaagaccgggtgtaatataattatgcttaaTACTATGCTCTCATGATAGTTGGGCGATAaattgctagtcacctacgagtcggaaccacttatgatggtttgtacgacaagattgtgcacctaaattggatccaatgtgagcatatggtgcgggagatGACATTACATACATGCCtatgccatatctctggctaatcactaacaccgggtgcatgtttatgagctcaatgtttctcaattaatcacaacaattccatacacattcacaattcataaactcacctggaaCTTACCTGAGCACCCACAACACCAAATCACATTTATGCATACAATTCTAACTCATGGTTTAAGCATAAAtcaataggcatggcattttcaaagcataactcatttaaatgcagtttctgggaaaatatcaagcatatacatatatacttaaaaccaaaagcccactcactggtatgtcgaagggtcgtagcccccgagtcgcccttgagtGCGCTTGTCCTggggataagtctcccctatatgccaaac
This genomic window contains:
- the LOC126630833 gene encoding uncharacterized protein LOC126630833 codes for the protein MCNFGDEFTIESYRIPWLVWIQVMVMVLLLIILYCFSLLVIDLSNDDITTTTTTTKPSSSTSRLVSDGTATSTTLVTNRLQNSQVGESIKGEIVTSTSRTMRREEMVEMEEASAAVAAHIYFHPCYYFRLARIAFLKCLGFDCTFESSSTP